The genomic DNA ATCTGAAGGGCCTTCTGAACCTGCCTGACGGTAAAGTCAGCGTACCTGCCGCAGTTCTTGCACCTCACAAGTCTGAGCTCAACGACTTCCACGTGATCCTTCCTATCGGATGATGCTGCCTCAAAGAAGTTGGTGAGCTTTATCGCACCGGTCGGGCAGACTTCCTCACAGCGAGCACAGCGGATGCATCTTCCCACGTCGAGGACAATCTTCCTCGTTCCCTTCTCGTAGTCGTCTATCCTAAGGATGGCATCGGGTGGACAGGCGTTGATGCAAGCCCCACAGCCAATACAGAGCATTGGGTCTATCTGCGGGATGCCCCTGTATTCGGGTGGGGCCTCGAGCTTTACAAACGGATACTTCAGCGTTACCGTCATCTCAGACCCTCCTTGAGGCCTTTATGGACAGCTTGTTGAACTGGGCCTGCGTCAGAACTTTTACCTTTCCAGTCTCGACATCCACTATCTGCACCCTCTCAGTGCAGGAGTAGCATGGGTCTATTGAGGCCACTATGAGCGGTGCGTCGGCTATGGTGTACCCTCTCATCATGTCTGGAACGGCCGGAAGGTTGTTGTAGGTCGCTGCCCTTACGCGATACCGATAGAGCTTATTCCCAGGTCCAGTCATAACATAGTGGACGTTCTCCCCCCTCGGAGCTTCGGTGACTCCTATTGC from Pyrococcus kukulkanii includes the following:
- a CDS encoding 4Fe-4S dicluster domain-containing protein, whose amino-acid sequence is MTVTLKYPFVKLEAPPEYRGIPQIDPMLCIGCGACINACPPDAILRIDDYEKGTRKIVLDVGRCIRCARCEEVCPTGAIKLTNFFEAASSDRKDHVEVVELRLVRCKNCGRYADFTVRQVQKALQILPKKVLEEDALEEKIWLCRDCRRKGTVDRMIRASREVVL